The following is a genomic window from Candidatus Cloacimonadota bacterium.
GCGCGAACCCGGAGGAAGGTCGAGGGAAGGGTCCAAAACTTTGTTGACCACCCATTTTCCCTTCAGCGGAATGGCGGTAAACCAGGGCCTGTTGGGATTGTGGGACTGGTCGCTGAGGTGGGAATGCCCGTCGCCGGTTTGGGACATCAGCAGTAGCAAGGCCTTCTTGTATTGCTCGAAGTCCCGGCTGCGCAGCACCCTGGCCAGCGCTTTGGGCAGTTCGCCATCCCAGTCGCAGTCGCCATATTCAAAATAGGGATAAAAGAAACTAAGCTCATTCCAGTATTTGATCAGCCCCGCCAGCCAGACATGGCGGTCACCGCGGTCGTTGATGTCTATATCGGCCAGTTCGGCGCCCAGGGCGTTGAGGGCGGTTGTGTCGCAGACCGGATAAGTGCGTTCGGCATCGCATTGCAGGATCATGGGAAAGCGGCAGTTAAGACCCCGGACCAGGGGTTTTTCCAGCAGCTCGCCCCAGGGAAGTTGTTCAGCGAAGAACCGGTCTGTGAGTATGAGCGTGAATTCCTGCTCCGGCGGGGTTTTGCGGATGGAGAGCAGACGTCCCCCGGGGCTGTCTTCCACCACAAACCCCGTTCTTTGGCCAAACATGGTATCGTGCAGGATATTGAGGTTAAAGCCCTGGGGCAGGCCGCCGGGAACGTCATCCTCAAAACCTGTCTCAAAGACGTTTTGCCAGTCGCCGTCGATCCAGCGTTCGATTTTGACGTCGTCAAGCTGAAGGTGCTGAAAATAAGCCATTCCAAACCAGAGGGATTCAGAGTCGTAGCCTTTGGATTCCAGTTCAAAGCTTTTGACCTCCCAGCCTTCTCCGGAGAGGGAATCCACGACCGTATCGCCCTCAAAACCGGCATAGACCTTGATGGTGAGGCTGTCGGGCACAAGGTTGCGGATCCGGAACGTGACGCGGGCTTTGGTTTCAGGCTCGGCGGACTGGGGCAATCTGGGCATCAGCATGGTCCAGGCATCATCGTATCCCGGAATGTTGCGAACCATTTTTGGACGGTTGGTGCGTATGCTGACATAGACGCTGGGGCTGTCGGTGTTGTTGTAGCCCGAATACTGCCAAAAGACCTTGGAGCGGCCGGGGACAGGTTCGAAGGGGACAATGTCGGGAGCGCGCTTGCCAAAGAGTTGTAGCTCCGGCACCAGCGGGCTGAAGAGGCCAAGCAACCTGGCCTGGAGTTCACGGTCGTCGCGGGCGTCCAGCACCTGGCGGGAACCGTAAACGGCAAAGCGGTCCCAGTCGATGGACTGGACTTCGTCAGCGGGATACCAGTGTTTTACATAGCCCCAGAGGCGGGTGAAGGCTGCAAGGTTGCGCACCTGGGTCCTTTCGGATACCGGTTTGGCCAGGCACAATCCGGAAAGGACGGCCAGCAGGATAAAAAACAGAGAACGCTTGAACATGATTTACTCCTTTTCCCAAGCGATTTGGCTAGGCTGGAACCTTGCACAAGGGATACGCTTCCGGGAATTTGTTGAGTTGATTCTAAAGCTGGAGAGCGGCAGCTCGCCAATCGGAGCCATAATCACTTATTCCGCCGAAGCTTAAGCCACCACTCGAGGCGTTTGGCGATCTCTTTTTCAAAGCCGAATTCGCCGGGCGTGTAATAGATCTTTTCCGGCATCTGGTCCGGGAAATACTTTTGGTAGGCATAGTGGTCGGCGTTGTCGTGGTCGTAGCGGTAATCCTTACCGTAATCGAGGTCTTTCATGAGCTGGGTGGGGGCGTTGCGAATGTGGAGCGGAACGCCGCAGTGGCTGGTTTTGCGTGCATCTTCAGCAGCCGCGGAATAGGCTTTGTAAAGGGCGTTGCTCTTGGGGGCGGTGGCGAGGTAAACCACCAACTGGGCAAGGGCGTTGTTCGCTTCCGGCATGCCCAGGAACATCACGGTTTCCTTGGCGGCGATGGCCTGGAGGAGGGCGTTGGGATCGGCCAGGCCCACATCCTCGGAGGCGAAACGGATGAGGCGGCGCACCACGTAGCGGGGGTCTTCGCCGGCCTCCAGCATCCGCGCCAGCCAGTAGAGCCCGGCCTGGGGATCGGAGCCGCGGAGGGATTTGTGGAGGGCGGAGATGAGGTTGTAGTGTTCCTCGCGGTCCTTGTCGTAAAACATGGTCTTCTTTTCGAGGATGGCGGCGAGGGATTTGAGGTCGGGCTGGGGATCCTCTTTCAGCCAGGGTTCCAGCAGTTCAAGCTGGTTGAGGGCGCGGCGGGCGTCGCCTCCGCTCTGCTGGGCCAGCCAGCCCCGGATGGCTTCGTTGTCCTTCAAGCCCAGTTCCGCGAAGCCTTTGGCCAGGATGGCGGAGAGGTCTTCCTCTGAGAGCATGGAGAGCACAAAAACGTGGCAGCGGGAGAGGAGGGCCGGGATGACCTCGAAGGAGGGGTTTTCCGTGGTGGCGCCGATGAGGATAACCGCCCCGCTCTCCACATAGGGCAAAAAGGCGTCCTGCTGGGATTTGTTGAAGCGGTGGATCTCGTCAATGAAGATGATGGTGCGCTGGTTGCGGCGTTTGTGGGCGTAGTCGGCGTCCTTCATCACCGATTTCACGTCGCCGATCCCGGAAAGGACGGCGCT
Proteins encoded in this region:
- a CDS encoding replication-associated recombination protein A is translated as MNSDQTDFLAEQEQDLRDAPLAERLRPSSLDELRGQAKLVAKNSLLNQMIASGEYHSFILWGPPGTGKTTIARIIERSSSHRFVQFSAVLSGIGDVKSVMKDADYAHKRRNQRTIIFIDEIHRFNKSQQDAFLPYVESGAVILIGATTENPSFEVIPALLSRCHVFVLSMLSEEDLSAILAKGFAELGLKDNEAIRGWLAQQSGGDARRALNQLELLEPWLKEDPQPDLKSLAAILEKKTMFYDKDREEHYNLISALHKSLRGSDPQAGLYWLARMLEAGEDPRYVVRRLIRFASEDVGLADPNALLQAIAAKETVMFLGMPEANNALAQLVVYLATAPKSNALYKAYSAAAEDARKTSHCGVPLHIRNAPTQLMKDLDYGKDYRYDHDNADHYAYQKYFPDQMPEKIYYTPGEFGFEKEIAKRLEWWLKLRRNK